The Helianthus annuus cultivar XRQ/B chromosome 15, HanXRQr2.0-SUNRISE, whole genome shotgun sequence genomic sequence CGCTTGTGTTTATACTTATACTCATGTTTGTGCTCACATATATACTCATCTTCCatacacgttatgcttatacttgTAATCATACTCTTGTCATGCGATTTGTGTTTATGCTCACATGCGTATCCATGTTTAAACTTATACCATGATCATGCTTTTCGCTTTACTCAAAATTTTTACACTCGCACCTGTACGCGAgcgaaacccgagggattcgcttacgttggtCCTATACTTTTTGGAACGCAAACATGCTTATATGCTACATCTCTTTACACAcacaatcttattttcaaaatttatggaTAACTTGATTCATGCGCAACTCGTACAatctatgcggatcatgcgacgattggtataatcgcgggtgcacacgggattatagtaataagcgcatgagaaccatagagtgtactactgcgtatggtaaaacatggaacgtaacatgacaccgaatacgagacggacgtaatatggtcaaaacacaatggatacgccgctggtacattcTATAtgtaagtgttttcaccatgttaccgaacattcgtaaaacgtgccatgagaaattcagtgttttataGACTTTTGGATTTAATacaactttaaacaactcacaaacgcctTGTATCCGATTATCCGCGACAAGACTTCATTCTTAACCCGCTACTTTCATCTATACAATACTCATGCTATTCTTATACTCATAATCTTTTATTAGATCAATCGTTTGCCCTTATACCTCGATTGTTCTTCGTTGTCACAAACTCCAAAGCCTCAATTTTAAACAATCCTCTTCTGTTTGCCTAAACCCTTTCAAGTCTTCCttctgaataaatttcgggacgaaatttcctaaaggaggggagactgtaacgccccgcGTTTTCATAACCTTCTTAATTTAGAAATCGAGTCTTAAAATCTATTTTTAGAAACTTGCCTCTTTCAAAATTTTAATCGGCTGCATCGTCGAAAATCTTTTatctttatatttttatttgttataaatatggttatttttttttattatttttttttattgtttaattaattaattaattaaattaattgattttacaatttaaaaagtttatttttataataatctagttagCCTCGTTAAATTTTAGCGTTAGTAAtataaactaacctagttagttaattgtAAAGTTGGATCCTTTTAAAAACATCATGACATAGATAACCAAGTTAATTAGACATTTAGTTAACTCTTAAATTGAGGGACTATTGGTGTAAATAattgaaaatataaaaaacaaatctaaccctaatctcttttgCACGCAGCCACATCCCAAACCAGACCCCTTATTCGGTCCCTCTCCCTCACTGATTCCGGCAGCCTGCTCCGATGAAGACCCTTGGCGACCTCCGGCGGCGCATGTCCGACCACACACACACTGACACCTCCTCTCATCCTTCACCTCACAGCCCCACCTTCTTGATTCCACCTGCAACACCCCCCCCTTCACACCCGATTCAGCTGGAAGGCCGGCCACCACTGTGGTGGTGGCGGCGTACGATGACGAGGccacagagagagagagagcgaagAGAGATGAGAAATCAGAAGAAAGAAATAGCCGACGACGCAGCGTCGCCGGCGACGGCGGCGGAGATTTTGGTTCCGCGACTCGGTCGGCGGTTCAGGTTAGATTCGGGATCGAATTTTGTTTGCTTAAGTTTCAGTTTCATCTCAAAAAAACAGATTCTGTTCGGTTTCAGTTTCAGCTATGTTCAGCCGGTTCAGTTCAGGTTACTTTAGTTCAGGTTTTGTTTCGATTTTATTCAGTTCAGTATTCGGTCTCGGGTGTAGCCTTGGTTCAGATTCGATGTCCAGCTCCGGTTCGAGTTTCGCGACGCAGTAGCTTCTGGTCGGTTGTGACTTGGGTTTTCTATCGCGTGTCAGTCTCGGGTCAGGTCCAAACCGCAAGTTCAGGTTTCCGTTCACTCGAGCCTCGGATCAGCAACTTCGATTCAGTTCAGGTTAGAAACCGATGTGTGTTATGTTTATTTAAGTTACAACTTCAAGTATCATTCTAATTTAGTTCGCGTTTCAACTCAGTTTCGTTTCGGTCAACAGTAGTCAACCGGTCAAACCCTCGGCGATTAACGGACCAACGGCTCATTCGAGATTCGGTACAATTTAAACAACACtaatttttattattgttttatatatgtatatgttacTTTAACGTCGAACCGATACATTTATCTATTTATTCACTTTCGGCACTTTTTACGTATATAGTTTATACCGTTGATTGAATATTGAATTTTGAACATGTAAATCGACAACTTGTATTGTCGGGATCGTCcgaaaacagaggaaactctgcccgtttttcgtaaaattcCGTAAATCGAAACGCgttaattttataaaacaaaaccttTCGAAGTTCTAAtacttttataaataacatatacaCTATTATTATTTTGTGTTAATTAATGGTCGAATCACTAATGAAAACGCACTGGATTCAATTAAATTTTTATAACAGAAATTATAAATGTAAATTTATTTacttaaattatttatttaacttcTTTTCTATTTGACAAAACTCCTAtaatatttttgataaacttaGATTAAAACCTTTGTATAAACTTTATatacaaaaattatatatatacttaACCACCGACTAGTTATACTCTAAGTTCTACTTCGAATCCTCCGTCGTAATTTCCGAATACTCATACACCTTCGcttgcccatatagggtgacgCTGGTGTTCCATCATCCTACCCTCACACTCGTCGAcgcttggataatcggaagacttggcaattatgtgagtatactcgaacccatttctacttttaacactttgggtgcaacatgtattctatattaaacgcacacgacacttgaaacttatttgaaacttactctatccatttaaacatgaaacatgaaacttgtgaatcttgagactttttgtgcaatgtgaacgtttaattcttgtgtgtagttccgccttaacaatagtagcgctataggagtaatgcacctccccgttagtctttggggtattgttaggaggagacatatcaacctcccgtgaaactttgggttaggtacttaaacgcattgggaaacttgggctatcacttggactacgtaaactagcacgttgaaactattttattatattcatgttggatatgagtttttattctattatgctatgtaaccaaacttgtatactcgctctttgcttttgcattgaaactctattttaatacatgttgcaggttgacagTCAAGATGTTGaagaatcaagttaggatggactagatacccattttaataataaaccatgtttgttgcaatttgtctttatttgaatcaatgtatttgaatttagtcatttatgaaatttgatttaatctatattgtcacaaatagtgttatgatgcttttgagcgatttgttcgtctcatcccgatgtttccgccatcggttggggtgtgacatgctaCACACCCCTCACAATGTACTCTCCTCTCTGGTTATTATCtggactagcgtgtaatgtgctagtatataaaCACTCCAAAAAGCAAACATGAAATCCTGCAATCATAGGCTTGTatgacaatcacacctccacCGTATCATCTAATATGGCACATATCAAAAGAACTTTCGGGTTTTGGGCTTAGGGTAAAGGTAGGAATTTATTTTTGgattcttttattttcttttctaaTTGGCTAACAAACAATAACCAAACCGTGATATTTTATTCAACACAACTTATACTattgggttggtttctacccaagaacACATACAATATTCACAATACTtctatttttgttcttttcatttcattttccttcacatatttttttttctatttttcttcattttcttttttttttcaaatttttctttttcataaCAATATCATCACGGTCGGTTCACAATAGACAATGGGCGAACAAACGAAATGTAGataggctcaacagggctactaaAGGAAATTGGTGAATAACACGAAAGAAACACAAAAAGGTGTAATGGgaaatcctaatgcctttatcacaCATGTGCACATGTCAAACCCACAGTCTCAGCATGCATCGaatcatacaagttctaacacagaataGCACGTAGCCTGCATTTAACAAACGAATTCATCATATAATGTATCCTATCCATCTACAGGCTCAAGATCTCACCAAGAAAAGGTAAAAAGGTTGATGATATGTAGCATATGCAATTAAAACATGTTACCCCTAGATAGACATCTCTTTTCACTCATTTCCTATAAAACACTTGTTAaacctactctcatgaaacttaaagggacaaccatgacaaGGGACTAATCTAGTTTACTACCGGTAAGAATCCTATTAGTGATTGAAACTTTAGGTTTTCGTATCCAATTAGCTTGTTTAAGGCgatgaaaaattttaaaattttcaaaattttcaatttttaccAAATTTCATCGATTTCAATCTCTTCAAGCTTTAACCACAAATCCCTTCCCGggctcccccatccccacacttgggatacattgtccccaatgtatagtGCTTTTAAAACAAAACCCGGGAATACCAACTAACAACCCCCTGAGTGGCTATCCCTAGCACAAATAACGTAAACACATTCCCTAAACATAAATAGTTcaacaccaccaaaaacaaaaataaaaatgcaataataaaagtggaacagactcccctggtttAAAGCGTAGAATCCTCATGCGTCATGTTCCACCACGACtatatagcatttcattcgcggccgtGTCCAACAAGTACTCGGGTCAATCTCTACGATTAGTGTTCAGATCATCcccgtccaaatggagattgagtatggacagttTTGACTGACTCTAATCCGTGCATTGTCCGCCACTGCAACTAGGACGTATTGGGATttcaccaaacatccccacacttggaccaTTGCATCCGTAGAAATTATTAACCTGGTAACCTGCAACAATAATCACGCAaaacagaaaaacaaaaaaaatacactactctacatcctcgggctgcctcccgagagcgctaagtttatagtcttcagccagaccgtatcTGGTTAAGCTCATGGTGGTTCATATAGTATCCCCTGTGTATGAAACACATGGTTATCATCCCACATCCATCCATCATCTCTTATGGTATCCCAATGATCCGGGTTATCTGGATCTGTATCATCGAAAGAATATAATAACTCGCCCGTACGTGTCTCTATGGGATTCTTCTTGGATTTGGTTGCTTCCTTTGGTGGCATCTTTTTTCGcttggctaattgctttttaatTCTCAATTTGAGCCACCTAGGTGACTTGGCCTCTTTATCCTTCACGATCTTGTCATCTTTAGACCTGTCAATCATAGCAACACTCTCTTTCGGGCCATCGTCACACACTCGAGAATAACTCGTGTTAGTAACAAAATCCCATGAACAAGTATTTATAAATGAATAATCAAAAGAATGTGAAAGGAAGTCAATAGAAATCTTACGGCTCCCGTATGTCATATCAACTGTACCTTTCCAGCAACAGATCTGAGCATCTGCAGTGGCCAAGAATGGTCTGCCAAGTATCACTCTCAGTTGTTCCTTCTTTGTATATGGATCTAAGACAACAAAATCTTCAGGATAATAAAAGTCACCTACCTTTACAGTCAATCCCTTCAAAATCCCTCGGGGCCTTCCTCGTGAGTATTCAACTAAAACCATAGGATCATTAACCTGTTGCAATGGGCCCAAATCATACCTGTCATAAATATACCCGGGAAGAACACTCATACTAACTCCAAAATTCAATGAAGCATTATCTGTCTTGAGATCCCCAAGTTGAATTGGGATGAGCGGTTCCCCTGGATCTCTATCTGTCTTTGATCCAGCATCCTCAACCAGGCTAACTGTAGCTTTTCTTTCTGCAAAATTGTCAAACTGATTAGTTAGTTGTTCAATTCGTTGGTtaagtgattcattaatattttGCTGTTCCTTGAGAGACTGGGCGAGTTCCTCTACATGCTTGAGGAGGGTTTTGAATAACTCTAAAATCTTATCTTCCTCCATTGCGTTTCGATTCTGCTCGTTACCGCCTTTATCGGATTGATTGTAATTTTGATATCCTCTGGAGCCATGATCCGGGTGGTAAGAACGTGGACAATCTTGAGCCCAGTGATTGTGACTCCCGCAACATGAGCATGCTTCAACATCATAATCCCATTCCATAGTTGCTGCACAAGTAACAAACTAAAAGTAGtattgaaaaaaataaataaaaaaaatcaaataaaagatataacactaagcgcactagctccccggcaacggcgccattttgatagACTGTCGTCGGGTCTATGCAAAAACCTAAAATTACCTATAGACAGGGTAAGTCAGGTATCGAATCCAGAGGAGCATGTGGTCAGTGTAATACCGTTTAACTAATCTAAACTTACTTTATGAAATTTGCTAGTTTatctatttttgtaatttttatgaaTAAGTATtgtgaaaatgagaaaacaaagaTAGGAACGTGAccactccgggattcagattctgtGAACACTTAATAATCTAATTATTGTTTATTTGGATGCCACTGATTAAATGGTAAATCTGTCACATAAACCAATTACTTATACAAGATCCTAGCATAATACCAATTGATCAGAGAGATATTAACCGCAAGCATAAATAATTATTCAATCAGCAAAGGCACAATTAGATTCAACATAAATACGTCTTTCTGGTTATCAccaggatttgtctgtcacacaaattgtatatatatatatatatatatgtgaatgCAATTCGGTCAACACCTAATTACAATCTAATTCTCAAACAAACAGAACTAAATTAAAAGTGAAATACAAGAATCATCACCCGGAGTGTTCACTGGAGGGTTAACCGCGCATGTTGGTGGGTTGATCTTCACAGGCTCGAGCTGAGGTTGAATGCATGATCGAATTGGTTGAGTGGTAGAAGATCGATGATGATGTGTTGATAATTTTTGAGCAAAAAAAAAACCCCGTGTACGGCTGCCTCCTCAAAGTCGATAATGATTGATTGTTAGAACCCGCGGCCCAATCCAAAGGGACAAAAAAATATCGGCCCAATCACAAGTCTGCGTGATGGATGATCAATGATTATTGGTATGTTGACTTCTTGTGTTGTGCCTCCTTTAGTTCTTTTATCCTTCTGTGCGTTGAGTGTTGGCCCAATCCAAGATGCGGCCCACTTTCACGTGTGTATTATTGTCATCAAAAGAATGGCTAATAAATATTGGCTGCCATCAATATGTGTGTGTGATATGTGATGACGATGATGTTTTCTAAATGGCGGCTACCCATTTTTTTCTTTCTAGAAGTGCACTGCCAATCCACGTGAGGATGATAATGTGTTCAAAATCGTGGGCCCCCAACATGTGATTGCAGCCTCTTTTATTTaaccgtagcctacggtttaAAACCGTAGGTTACGTTTGTTactttctgtttctttttattttcaacatACGCCAACCGTAAGTTACGGTTTTAAACCTTCTGTCCACTCACGTCTTCCTTTATCATATATGATAATTCTAATGATTGCCCAATGATATCTTTTTATCTCCATGTTCACATGCATTTGATCTTTAGAATTTATCAAACCTTTTAATACATTTCAACACCCACTTGTGCGCTAATCTTTGTAACTCCGCCGTATTACGCGTTTTACCTGTGAAACCACAAACACTCGTAGTTATAACGTTCGAAATATATAACCATCCAAAATTCACTAAAACACATAATTTAGATACTTTAACACCCGGGTTCCACACTCTCTATCAATTACCTGAAAGTCAATAAcctggaagcaaacaaacaaactgaATCAGTtaaaacaatatcaagtaatttTGAAATACACTAATACTCGATTGTCGTGAAATAATCTTGACACTTGGACGAAATCAGATTGAACgaatgagcgaaatcagataagacagataagcgaaccactttgacacataagcgaaccaatCAACTTGACTTATAAGCGAACCAAAAAAATGTCTTATCAGCGGACCAGACAATGTCTTATAAGCGGACCAAATGGTGtcgtaaaagcggaccagacttgtttttcgagcggaccagagtcacaaaagcggaccaaacGAGCAAACCTAGTACATTCGAGCGGACCAGTGGAGCGAATCAACGTGTTTTCAAGCGGACCTGGGCTGTTTTGGAGCGGACCAACACTGACGTATAAGCGGATCTGTTTCACGAGTGGTTTTTGGTCACTTTTAGGCCGAATTTGAGTctaaaactttcaagggtttgtctatgttcaaTAATACATGTCCTGTAAAAAAttcgtccgattttaaccgtggaaacttgtccgaacagaaaaagaaggtgtagaagacagaaaacggatcaaatttgagttgaactcttcctcctaagctctgataccacttgttggatcgtcgttgaccctgaatgagtcgttcagaagagttgtttatccaattcaaaggcggaatcagtgaattagacactcaaactaaatataatgcttcttgtATTAATtctgacaatgtttacaacctggaagcaaatcggcagcacttcgttacaagttccgagccgttacaaatgaaataaccATGCACCTATATATAATGTTCCTGGTTCGCTGATATGGACGTCCTATAAGCGGACCTGTGAAGCTTgtgtggttcgcttttatggacagtgtccataaaagcggacctcaaTGCTAATTTATCAcatttcgtttctcgaacctcgtgcactggttattctaacctattctatcctattacacgatacaagacgaagtcaatagacgtagtgcaccaacactttggtcagctcggaagcttgtgtaagctaatgcaatatgagttgaattcactgatacAATAAGGTTGgtcttgttcaatcatatgtgtataaatgtcgccataagtggtgttacggaaatgttgatcaaatggcaagaaatgtgggggaggaaccatttaagaaacaactctataagggtatgtagaaatggttctCATTAACACATCTAAATGTTATCCAATAACACTTAAATGTGAggggtgtcttgcatttgtttttagcaataaggattttgtaatccaatctaacaATGCAAATAGACGACTCAGTGGAGGACACAAAGGTCGTAGTGtataatggagatgtgtttgccttaaatgatacACATATCTTACGAAGACATATGttataaccagattcagatggccactgaggttatagtcttagaagttgacaatagacaaaattaacttacgagttaagaacacatcatgacaactaatctcaaatacgcaaagttatttactaatgttatggatccaacaacctgagggtttattagagatcaagttgtggaatgggactgaagcccttgaaaaatgaagttcatatgatggaaacctaactcagtagactggagatcccaagaattgagttcaataggaaaacctaattgtatgaataaGCGAGGTCACTGTGGCGGAATAACCCTACGCATTTAATAAGGTAGTTTATTATAAAGATTaataaacttcctagtccattcctaaaagtgacaagtgtgaggctaagcataatatgtggtaaatgatttggatagatcatgataaccacaatgcttttaatgatctaaggagaatcatctatgttagagagaagtggggtcgcttcgaatggaattgagggcacaattcctagagctctcgcagaaccaggaaagtgttccatgaccattattggacacgactatgaggagatgacccggctagggagagtcttgtgtgaagtgtattgtcgtctacacaaacggcagacgagttcaaagacatcgagatctactcagagctagtgggctaagtgcatttcatgagcgaaggttcaaagggtaacacctacctatcgtatgcaaaactcaactgtcgaggttacattggaaattttaagtgttttgaatgatctccattcatgtgggggattgttggaaatttggtgaatggatattaaatacatttataatttaatgaaattataaatattaattagaatattcatgtggtaaataaaagagtaactcttgagtatttaattagttttattagagttttaagtctctaattaagtgaCTAATTAAGTGAATCCTTTCACTAGTCTTGTTTAAATAGTAAGCTATGTGCCTTTCTTTTTGTTACAACAAGAATAGGGTATTGCTTGATACATGAAGAATACTAGAAGTAGTATGAACACTTGAACACCAACTAAAGAGATGAGTACTCTCTACTTGTTTCCACCACATgagttcaaacactacaattaccagatgtaaccttgggccggtgagccatctccggcagtacagactgcttcggctgttgtaccctgggagacagacgcgtcatctttagtagaggcgcgaaatctattttaagggaagcgtgttgaacacgtgcctcaaccaaaatcgtcaacgttttagtgtgctctttgttgcagtcaaggagtatttttcaagactcaagatgatgaatactcgagtctaggatgctatcaaatgcgcgtgaaggacccaccGGAGATgaggcttgaatcaagattggtatatataattatatttatattcttttatttagttattgcaaccggtattgtacaatgatatttcctacgaataacgagagtctcgttatgatatattttgtaattatattttacaaaaggtgaacCTATTTCCTACATCTAATTTGGCCTACACTTCTCTGACCATCCGGCCACAAGTTCTTGATTCCTGATAGTGGTTCCATCATCCTCAAAATGAGTAACatcttccttcttcttgtagttAATGCTAGATAATAGAACTACTCATAATTCATAAACTTTTCATATCTAGACGTGATTCTATCAATCTTGGAAGTGGATAAGAAACTGAATCCATTGCGAATATTCTTAAACTTTTAGTCTGTTTAGTCATTATTATTTTTATCTATAATGGTTTCAAATATTTAGAGAGATATGAGTTTTTTAGTTGGATAAATATGAATATATAATATTACAAGTTTTTAGTTAGTtctcatatttaacaaaaaaattaaattatataTCTAGTGAacaaaatatagtttttttttttttgaaagaagaACAAAATATAGTTATAGTCTTATATAAGTTCTAGACCAAAGTTGATAAGCCTTGCTATTTTAAGTATCTCACCGTTGTCATGAAATATACTAGATTAGAGAATGTTAAACAACCCACATGTTTTTCTTAATCTTATTAAGTCATAACTAAATAACCATAATATTAAATATGACATATCAAATTATCATTAAaacaatcattattttaataacatgatttaaacaaataaacatcCGTTTGTGGATCATCAAACCGTTAGAACCCTTGACTTAGTGGTCTAGTAGTATGTTGTTTGCCCTCTATCAAAGTATTGTGGGTTCAAATCCTTGAATATACAAAGTTATGAATTATTTGCTATTTCAATGTAAAAAAAGTATCAAAccatattgaatgtgtaaaacaCAAAGAGAAAATGAAGGGGCTCCTCCAATAATTTCCCAAAATGTTAATGGCATTTTGATTATGCATGGACAACCACCAAAGTAGCTTTACCATCCATTTCCACCTAGGATGACTATAAAAACCCtcttcacatcatacaacaaaAACATCCATCAAATAAGCAGTATTTCTCTATTCATCCTAGAGAAAAATACTGCACTTTTCAccctttttttttcaaataaattCACCAAAAATGGCCCGCCAGATGATGGTTCTTGCACTCATCGTCATCGCCTTTGTGGCAGTAACCTCCGCTGCCGCCGTTGGTGATAGCTCCCCATCAGATATCATACGGTCCACTTCATCTACACTATCCAACAGCGGAGCAGCAGCTGCTACAAGGGTCCTTGGTGACTGTGGTGACTGCAGTGGCGATGCAAGTGGAGCTTCCACCGCGACGAAGCTCTCTGTCACCGCCACTGCGGGTGTTGCAGCTGTGGCAGGCGTTTTCATTCTCTAAATTATTACTGATTGGTGTTTGATTGCTGTGTATATTGTACAGCatgttttctttttttctttttcatgacAATGTACAAAAGGTTTCTTATTTGTAATCTTTAACATTTTGTGAATAAAAAGAAGAAAGATGATGGTTATTTGGATATCAAGTTTCTAGACAAGTAGATTAATCGAGTAACTTGGCCTACGATAAATCAAACCGTATGGTATACCTGCACCTTGGTGAGCTTGAATTATCTTGAATTTGGTAGAGTTTCAATGTATAGAATTATGCACGAGGTTTGGCTTCCTAACAATAAGTTTAAGCTGTTTGAACTAGTGAGTTTTAGGGTGTTCTTATATGTTAACACATTGCATAAACTCACTATAGTTTATGTTGTTTTAGAAATACACAAGAAAACATGATTAATGGGGCCGGGCAAAAACTATTTTAGGCACAAAATTGTGCATGACATAGAAAAAATGGTGTATGCGACTGCTAAGTCCCGTGATAGAAGATTTCTTGGAAATTTGGTGAAtgaatatttaatatatttataatttaatgaaattataaatattaattagaatcTTCATGTGGTGAATAAAagagaaactcttgagtagagcttTTTGATgacatttaattagttttattagagtttttaagtctctaattaagtgaCTAATTAAGTGAAATCGTTCACTAATCCTCAACTCTTGTACAATTAGTAGGCTATGGGCTTCTTTTTGTTATATAAGAATATGGTATTGCTTGATACAAGAATATACTAGAAGGAGGATGAACACTTGAAGACCAACTAGAGAGAGGAGTACTCTTTACTTATtttccaccaccatcacatccttATTTGTTCCATAagttcaaacactacaattacccggtgtaacctcgggcgcgtgAGCCGTCTTCGGCAGTAcatactgcttcggctgttgtaccatGGGAAACAGTCGCGTCGTCTTTattagaggcgcgaaatctgttttaagggaagcgtgttgaacacgtgcctcaaccaaaattgTCAACGTTTTATTGTGCTCTTTTTTGCAGTCAATaagtatttttcaagactcaagataaTGAATACTtgagtctaggatgctatcaaaTGCGTgtgaaggacccaccagagatgcgacttgaatcaagattggtatataaaattatattttatattctttttatttagttattgcaaccagtattgtactatgatatttcctacgaagaatgagagtctcgttattatatattttgtaattatattttataaaaaataacctAATTCT encodes the following:
- the LOC110914054 gene encoding uncharacterized protein LOC110914054, encoding MEWDYDVEACSCCGSHNHWAQDCPRSYHPDHGSRGYQNYNQSDKGGNEQNRNAMEEDKILELFKTLLKHVEELAQSLKEQQNINESLNQRIEQLTNQFDNFAERKATVSLVEDAGSKTDRDPGEPLIPIQLGDLKTDNASLNFGVSMSVLPGYIYDRYDLGPLQQVNDPMVLVEYSRGRPRGILKGLTVKVGDFYYPEDFVVLDPYTKKEQLRVILGRPFLATADAQICCWKGTVDMTYGSRKISIDFLSHSFDYSFINTCSWDFVTNTSYSRVCDDGPKESVAMIDRSKDDKIVKDKEAKSPRWLKLRIKKQLAKRKKMPPKEATKSKKNPIETRTGELLYSFDDTDPDNPDHWDTIRDDGWMWDDNHVFHTQGILYEPP